Within Runella rosea, the genomic segment TTGAGCGCGTCAAAGTGGTCGTATTTAGTAATCCTAATGGGATAAAGATAACAAGAAATGGGCTTACGAAAATTGATTTTTCCGTCCAGAAAAGCCTGTTCAATGCCGCATTTAAGGATTCCTTTTTTGTCGTATATTGCGTAGGCGCATTCTTTACCATTGACAGTGGTCGTGACATAGTCGCCATCTAAATCTTGCTCGTAAAGTCCGTTTTTTTCAATGGCTTCAATGCCTTTTTTGTTCAAATAGGGCTTTACGTGGGGATAAACTTCTTCAAGTAGCGCCAATTCATCCAGTTCAAGAGGAGCACCCAAGTCACCTTCTACACAGCAAGCACCTTTGCATTTAGACAATTCACAAACGAAAAAATGGTCAGCTATGTCGTCGCTGATAACGGTATTATCAATTACTATCATTGTTTTTTAATCTTGAGTTGTTGCCCGAGTTTCACTCCTGTATCTGGCAACCCGTTCCATTCTTTGATTTGGTCTACTTTGACTCCGTATTTCTGAGAAATGCTAAACATTGTTTCGCCTTGGGCTACGGTATGATTCGTAAACTCTTCGGCTTTAGGTTGTTGAGTGAGCGTGTCGCCTACGGGGCGGATGGTTAGTTTTTGTCCGCGCAGCAGCTTTGCATCCTGCGGGAGATTATTCCAGTATAAAATATCGTTGACGGTCACGTCATACATCTTTGAGATGCTGTAAAAAGTTTGGCCCGGTTCTACTACGTGTTTAATGACTTTTCCGCTTGTTGCTGGTACTGAGGGTGGCGTCGTCGTTTTGGGTTTGGGCGTTTCAGTTTTAGTCGTTACAGTCGTCACAATAGGCTCTTCTTTCACCGTTTCTTTAGGTGTAGAAGGAGGAGTTGTATTCTTAACAACTGGTTGCTGCTTTGAGGTTGTCTGCGGTGCGGGTTGGGTAGCGGAGGTTTTGTTTGCTGGCTTGTTTGCCGTAGTTTGTCTTACGGGCTCTTCGTCGTTAATAATCACTACCCGATCGTCATCATTTGGGTTAAA encodes:
- a CDS encoding DUF3109 family protein, with the translated sequence MIVIDNTVISDDIADHFFVCELSKCKGACCVEGDLGAPLELDELALLEEVYPHVKPYLNKKGIEAIEKNGLYEQDLDGDYVTTTVNGKECAYAIYDKKGILKCGIEQAFLDGKINFRKPISCYLYPIRITKYDHFDALNYDRWHICNPACHNGRELGVPIYKFLKDPLITKYGSAWYEELVNKIENQ